The DNA segment TATCAGCTTTGATAACACCTAAAATTAGAAAGGTAGCTGCTGAAATAAAAACCTCATCTGCCTCGTATACCTCTTTCATACTAAAAGCTCTTTGATTTATCTTAAGTCCTATATCTTTTGCAAAATTTAAAATATTTTTTCGTCTTATACCTGGCAAGATCTCATTAGAAAATGGCTTAGTAATTAAAGTGTCATCTTTTATGATAAAAGCTGAACTACTAGAAGCTTCAGTCACCCAGGTATTTTCAACCATAAAAGCTTCAAACGCCTTAGCTTTGATTGCTTCTTCTTTTGCAAGACACTGGGCTAACAAAGAAATTGATTTTATATCTCTTCTTTTCCATCTTAAATCAGCAGTTGAAACTATACTAACTCCTTGCTTTGATAATTCATGATCAACAACTTTACACTCAAAAACAAAAGCCATAACAGTAGGTGTTAGTCCTTTTAAGAGTGCAAAATTCCTACTAGCTACACCTCTAGTAATTTGTATATATACCCCTCCTTCTTTTAAAGAATTTTGAGTAATTAATTCTTTTATAATATTTTCAAACTCTTCTTTAGAATAAGTAATCTTCAAATCAATTTGCTTCATACTCCTTTCTAATCTTTCAAAGAATTCTTCTTTATCAGCCATTTTAAAATTTATTATGGGAACCACTTCATAAATTCCATCTCCAAAAATAAAGCCTCTATCAAATATACTGATTTTAGCTTCATTAGACTTAACAAATTCCCCATTTAAAAAAACTATTTCTTTTTCTTGCATTTTCATCTCCTAATTATTATTATGCTAAATTTTAACATAATATAATGATTTAAAAAACCAAAACTTACTTTTATTTAAAATAAAAAAATGATAAAATATTACAAATAAATTTTAGGCAAATATTTATGAAGATTCAAGATTTTATTTTTAATTCTATTTTTAAAATTTCAAATCAACCAGTAAATTTAAAAGATCTTTTAGAAGCAAATGCTCTATTTAATGAAGGTATGTTGGTTGATCCAGCGAAGTTAAATTATAATTTTAGAGTTATTAATTCTTATCTTATATATGCTCTTTTATGCGCTATAATACTTATTCCATCTTTATTTATCACACACTACTTTTTAACTATAGTTGATTTTCATATTAGTATTTTAAGTGCCATTTTTGTAACCGCTTGTGTTTTTATAGGTTATGATATATTCAAAATCTATACAAGAAAAATTATTAGCAAAAAGTTAATAAAAAAATCTTGGAGTTTGCATTTTCCTTTTTTTTCTTATGAAAAATATTCTAAAGTCTTAGAAAATGTTTACAATCAAGCTATAAAAGAAGAAATTCCGAAAAATCAACTAGAACAATATGTCTTAGAAAAAATTATTCAATTTAATAATTAATCTAGAAAATCTAAAACTTGATTTTGAAAATATATTGCCTCAAGTTGTCTTTGAAGCTCTTTATTTTCTTCATCTAATATCCACTCTTGTGATCTTAAATCTGCGATATCTCTACTAATATAATAAATTTGGTTTCTAATATAAATTTGTGGTAAAAATATTAATAAAGTAAAAAATAAAATAATTCCTGCATATAATAAATTTTTAAGACTTAAATTTTTATTTTCTTCTGTTTTAATATTATCCAATAACTCATATTTATCTTCAATAATATAATTTTCGTTTTGTTCTTGAAAATCTCGCTCTTGAACTTGTGATTTTTCCTGAACAATCTCTTCTTCTACTTTTTGAAAATTTTCATTTTTTTGCTTTTTCTTGGATTCTTGTTTAATTTGTGTTTTTAATTTTTGTTTTTCTTTTAAATTTTGAATTTTACATGCTAAATAAGCATTACTTTGCATAATAATCTTGGAAAATTTTAATTTGTTTTCCTTAATATGCTCAATATCTTTCTTTTTAAAATTCACAATCTTTTTTTTATTTTTAAAAAAATTTAATTTTATATTAAATGGCTTTTTTTCTTCCAATTTAACATTAATTAAATCTTCTTTAAGATAAATAGATGATTGTTTTTTCGGTTTTATTTCATACTCATCATCAAAATCTATAAATTTTGGTCTTTTTTTATAATTGATTCTATTTTTTAAGATACGATCGCTTTCATTTAATTCATATTGACGTATTTCATGAGCTTTACCTTCCTTAACAGCTCTTGAATATTTAAGCATTTTTTCTCGTATATTTTGCTTCTCTTTTAAAAAATCATCATCAACCATATTCTACCTAAAATAAAAAATTCTCATTTTTGCACAACTTGATCTGCTATTGTATCTTACTTCTTCTTTGGATGCACTTATAGCCTTCTTGCTAAGAATTTTACCAAGACTATGATTTTTACCACATTCACACTTTATCGCTTTATCATCACAAATACAATCTTTTTCCCATTTTTTAAAAGTATTTTTTATTAACCTATCTTCTAAAGAATGGAAACTAATAATAGCAAATTTACAATCTTTAAGCCTTGCTTTTTCAATTTCTACAAGTAATTTTTTTAATTCATCTAATTCATTATTTACTTCTATACGCAAAGCTTGAAATACAAGCAAAGCTACACTTACTCTACGTCCTTGAAATTTAGCTGTACCAATTATATTAGATAATTCTTTTGCACTCAAAATTTCTCTGATATTTCTACTTTGCACTATTTTATGTGCTAAGGATCGAGAAAGATTACCTAAATCTCCATATTCTCTAAAAATTCTTTCTAATTCTTCTTGAGAATATAAATTTACAATGTCTTTTGCGCTTAACTTTTGATTTTGATTCATTCTCATATCTAAAAAATCTGATTGTAAAGAAAATCCTCTATCGTTTTTATCAAGTTGCAAAGAAGAAACTCCTATATCAGCTAATATACCTTTTAAATTCAAAAGTGGAATTTCTTTTAAAATATCCTTAAATCCTATATGCTTGAATGTAATTTTATTAGGAAAATTACTTAATATTTTTTTAGAAAAATTTAGAGCTTCTATGTCTTTATCACAAGCAAATAAATTTATTTTCGGATGAGCTTTTAAAATAGCACTGCTATGACCAGCATAACCAAGAGTGCAATCTAAAAAATCACCTTGATCTAGATCTTTAAAAACATCTAAAACTTCTTTCAATAAAACTGAAATATGTGGACTATTCAAACAAAACCTTAATTTATTTTTTAGTATAATATCTCAATTAAGTTTAAAAAAGGCTCTTAGTGAATAAAGATAATATTATTTCCCAAATTCAAATACTCTCTGATTCTATGTTTAAAAAAAATTTTTTTGGTATTCACCATGGTTCTATTTCTGCCAAACTTTCACAAAGTTCTTTTATTATAAATAAAAATGATGCTTTTTTAAGCCATATTAGTGAAAAAAATCTCAGCATATTAAAATTTAGCAAAGATTATAGTTGGAATGAAGCAAGTCAAGATTGCGAAATTCATAAGAGTATCTATGAAAATATACCTGAAGCAAAATTTATATGTTTTGCTTGTCCTTCTTTTACTCTTTCTATGAGTTTAAATCGTGATTTTATAGTTCCTCAAGATTATTTTGGAGAAATATTTTTAGAAGAGATTCGTGTTTATAATCCTAAAAACTACGAAGACTGGGAAGATAGATCTCAAACCGAAATTTATCGTTACATGCTAGAACAAAAACAAAATTTTGCCGTAATAAAAGGTTATGGAATTTTCGCCTACGGAAGAACAAGTTATGAACTTGGCAAAATCATAGATTTAATAGAAAATTCATGTAAAATTATTTATCTAGCTGAAACAAATTTATCATAATTTTTTTAAAAAATTAATTTTTTATTAATCACAAATTATCTATAATTTATGATTAAATTTTAACTGATTGGGGAGATTATGCTCACTTGGATGCAGCATCATAAAAAATATTTGGTCGTAACTATTTGGATTAGCGTAATTGCTTTTGTAGGTGCAGGATTTGTTGGTTGGGGTAGTTATGATTTTAATACAGATCGCGCAAACGCTGTTGCAAAAGTAGGTGATGAAAAAATAAGCTATGACGAATTTAATCTCAAATATTCTCAATTATTTGGCTATTATTCTCAACTAAACAATGGAGATTACACCCAAGAGCAAGCTCTCAAAGATGGATTAGATACTCAAGCAATAGATGAATTAATACGAGAGAAGTTATTGCTTTCTTATGCGAAGTCATTAGGTTTAAGCGTAAGTGAAGAAGAAATTGCTTATGATCTTGCACATCAAAAAATTTTTCAAAATGATTCAGGTATTTTTGATAAAAATATTTACTACAACATACTTTCAAGAAATAATTATACTGCTAAAAATTATGAACAAATTATTCATGATGAATTGTTATTGAAAAAAATAAATGCTATTTTTAATTTGCCTTTAAAAGAAAACGAAATTGAAATGTTTGCGGCAAGTTTTTTGATGCAAGATAAATTAAAAATTCAAGTAGTTTATATTGATGACAAAAACATTTCTATAGATGAAAAAGAACTCTATCAAACTTGGGAAAAAAATAAAAATTTATATAAGACAGAGCCAAGTTATGAATTAGCTACATATTTTCTAGAACCAAAAAAAATGCAGATAAATGAAAAAGAACTTATTCAATTCTATGAAGAAAATAAAAATAATTATAAAGATTTTAATGGTAAAATTTTAAGTTTAGAAGAAAGTAAGGATAAAATTACAAAAGATTTTGAATTATCAAATTTAAAAGTTCAAGCTAATGAAAGCTATGTCGCCCTTAAAAAAGGAGAGTTGAAATTTGACAAAAATATCACTATTAGCGATGCTGACATTTATTATCCTTTAGAAAGCATACAAAAGAGCAAAGAAAAAGATTTTATTAAGCCTTTTAGGTTTAAAGATGGCTATATGATTGCTCAAATTGTCAAAATAAACCCTATACAAACTAAAACTTTTGAACAAGCTAAAAAAGAAGTTGAAACTATATATTTAAAAGAAAAAGCTAGAAAAATACTCGAAGAAGAAGCTAAAAAAGCTTTAACAAACTTTAAAGGTATAGATATAGGAATTTACAGTAGAGATTCTAGCAAAAATACTAAAGTTGATGATAGAATAATGAATAATACCGAATTTAGTGAATTTTTAATGCAGGTATTTGACTCAAATAAACAAAAATCTTATGTTTTATTTGATAATAAGGCTATTGTCTATGAAATTAGCGAACAAAAATTACAAAATAAAGAAAAAGATAAAATTTATCAATTTATCATAGAACAAAGTGCAAGACAAACAAAACAAACAATTTTAAAAGAAGAATTGTTAAAAAAACTTATTGAACTATACCCAATTAAACGATACTATAAAGGAAATGCAAGTTGAATATTTTAGGAATTGATCTAGGCTCTGTGCAAACATGTGCGATTTTAGCACAAAAAAATGAAGAAGGACTTAAGATTATAGGTTTTGGTAAATCAAAATCTAGTGGAGTAAAAAAAGGAGCTATTACTAATATAGAACTAGCGTCAAAATCTATTGAAGAAGCTGTTGCTAATGCTCAAATGATGTCAGGGGTGCATTATGATAAGGTAATTATTTCAATATCTGGAGCATATGCAAAAAGTGTTGATAGCATAGGAGTTGTAAATATCCCCAATCAAGAAATAGGCATAAAAGAAATTCATAGAGCCGTAAGTACTGCTAAACATACCGCAAATATACCAAATGGGTATGAAATTATTCATGTATTGCCTTATAATTTCAAGGTTAATGATTTAGAACACGTAGAAGATCCTCTAGGAATGAGTGGAAATCGTTTGGAGGTTTCTACTCATATTGTTATTTCCCAAGAAGTCCATATTAAAAATTTAAAAAAAGCTGTAGAATTAGCTGATCTTAGAGTTGATAACATTGTTTTATCTGGATACGCATCATCAATTGCTTGTTTTGATGATAGTGAAAAAGAATTAGGTGCGATATTAATAGATATGGGCGGTGCAGTTTGTGATATGATTATTCACGCAGGAAATTCTGTAAGATATAACGAATGTTTGCAAATTGGCTCTGTAAATATAACTAACGATCTTTCTATAGCATTACACACGCCCCCTAAAGAAGCTGAAAAATTAAAACTAAATTATGCATCACTAGCACAAAATGAAAATTCGTTAATACAAATTCCATATATGGGTGATGAAAAAAGAAAAAATGAGGTTTCTATAGAAGTTATTTCTAATGTAATTTATGCAAGAATAGAAGAAACTATCATTATACTAGCAAAAATGCTAAGCGATAATTCAAATGCAAATCAAGCAGGAGCCGGTATAGTCTTAACCGGTGGTATGACAAAATTTGCAGGACTTGATAAACTTGCTTCAGCTTACTTTGATAATAAAGCTGTTAGAATAGCAAGTGCAAAAAAAGATACAATGGATGGTTTTAAAGAAATTTTTGATGATCCAGAAAATAGTTGTGCGATAGGACTTTGTCTTTATGGTGGAGGATATTTTACTCCTTATGAATTAGACTCAAATGAGAAGCTAAGATATAAAGGCGAACCTGAATTTATTAACAAACAAGTCAAACAAAATCTTATTATAGAAGAAGATCAAGAGGAAGAGAAATTTGAAGAAATTTTTCAAGATAAACGAGATTTTGATGATGAAAAAGAAGTTTTTAATAAAACTGAAATAAAAAAAGAAAAAAAACCAAGTGCTTTTTCTAAATTGTGGAATAAAGTTATAAATCAGTTCTAATAGGAGAATATAATGAGTGAATTTTTGGTGGAAGAAATGCAACACGCAAAAGGTGCAAAAATTAAAGTCATTGGCTGCGGTGGTGGCGGTGGAAACATGATAGATCATATGGTTAATATGGGGTTGAACGATTTAGATCTTATATCTGCAAACACTGATGCACAAGCTATAATGAAATCCTTAGCTAAAACAAAAATTCAACTTGGAGAGAAAAAAACTAAAGGGCTTGGTGCAGGTATGCAACCTGAGATAGGTGCTGAAAGCGCAAGAGAAAGTTTTGAAGAAATAAAAGCAGCCTTATCTCAAAGCGATATTGTATTTATTTCTGCTGGTCTTGGTGGAGGAACTGGTACAGGAGCTGCTCCTGTAGTTGCTCAAGCCGCTAAAGAAGCAGGAGCTTTAACAGTTTCTGTAGTAACTATGCCTTTTACTTTTGAGGGTAAACAAAGAAAAAAACTTGCTGAAATGGGTTTAGCAGAATTAAAAAAAGAAAGTGATTCTATCATTGTAATCCAAAATGAAAAACTCCTTAGCATACTTCCTAAGAAAGCAGGAATTAAAGAAGCATTTAAATTAGTAGATGATATTTTAACAAGAGCTGTTAGAGGAATGGTTTCTATACTTTTAGAAGATGGTGATATCAATGTAGACTTTGCAGATGTTAGAACTGTTATGAGTCATAGAGGCTTAGCTCTAATGGGAGTAGGGCAAGGTGAAGGTGAAAATGCTATCATGGAAGCATTGGAAAGTGCCATAGAATCTCCTTTGCTAGATGGCATGACTATGAAAGGTGCGAAAGGGGTTATTATTCATTATAAAGTAGGACCAGAATGCTCACTACTTGAAATTTCTCAAGCAACTCAAAGTATTAGTGATGAATCAGATGAAAATGCAAAAGTTATATTTGGTGTTACAGCTGATGAATCTATGGGGGATAAAGTAGAGGTAACTATTATAGCTACTGGATTTGAAGATAAAAATGAAATTCAAGCAAAAGAACAAGAAGAAAGTAAGAAAAATTCTTATATGAATTTACGCAAAGCAAGTGGTGGATTTGATGAAGAAGTTATTTCTCAACTTGATGTTCCAGCATTTTTACGCCGCCAAATGGATTAAGATAAATCCATTTTATGAATCATACTCTATTATGTGATTTTTATGAATTAACTATGGCTTATGCTTACTTCAAACAAAATAAGCATAAGCAAATAGCTTATTTCGAAGTTTTTTTTCGACAAACTCCAGACAATGCAAATTTTGCCATTTATGCTGGCTTAAAACAGATTATAGAGCACATACAAAATTTTTTCTTTACACAAGATGATATTCATTATTTAAAAAGTGTCAATAAATTCGATTGTGAATTTTTAGATTATATTTCCACAATACGATTTAGCGGCGATATGTATAGCATCCAAGAAGGAGAATGTATATTTACAAATGAACCTTTGTTATACATTAAAGCACCAATTATTGAAGCTTTATTATTGGAAACTTTTATACTTTTAACTTTAAACCACCAATGTTTAATTGCCACTAAAGCTTCTAGAATTTATTTAAATGCTCATAAAAAAATACTTTTAGAATTTGGATCACGCCGAGCTCATGGGGAAAGCTCCGCTATTAACGGAGCAAGAGCAGCTTTCATAGGCGGCTTTGATGCCACTGCAAATACACTAGCAGGAAAAATTTTTAATATTCCTATTAGTGGCACCATGTCTCATGCTTGGGTGCAAATGCATAATAATGAAATTGAAGCTTTTGAAGCCTATTGCAAAATTTATCAAGATAATATTACACTTTTAGTGGATACTTATAATTGCATTAAAGGAATTGAAAATGCCATCTTGGTATTTAAAAAATTTAAAAATAAAAATCTAAAAAATTACGCCATACGCATAGATTCTGGAAATATTTTAAAATTATCTAAATTAGCAAGAAAAATGCTTGATGAAAATAATTTATATGATTGCAAAATATTTGTAAGCAATGCTCTAGATGAAATAAAAATTTCAAAACTACTAAAAAATAAAGCCCCGATTGATGGTTTTGGTGTTGGAGAAAATCTTATAACCTCAGCAAGTTCACCTATTTTTGGTGCAGTTTATAAATTGGTTGCCATAGAAGAAAACAATCAAATCATTCCAAAAATAAAAATCAGCGAACAAAGT comes from the Campylobacter insulaenigrae NCTC 12927 genome and includes:
- a CDS encoding aminotransferase class IV → MKMQEKEIVFLNGEFVKSNEAKISIFDRGFIFGDGIYEVVPIINFKMADKEEFFERLERSMKQIDLKITYSKEEFENIIKELITQNSLKEGGVYIQITRGVASRNFALLKGLTPTVMAFVFECKVVDHELSKQGVSIVSTADLRWKRRDIKSISLLAQCLAKEEAIKAKAFEAFMVENTWVTEASSSSAFIIKDDTLITKPFSNEILPGIRRKNILNFAKDIGLKINQRAFSMKEVYEADEVFISAATFLILGVIKADSKIIKDGKVGFYTQQLRKKYVEKVINETL
- the rsmH gene encoding 16S rRNA (cytosine(1402)-N(4))-methyltransferase RsmH — translated: MNSPHISVLLKEVLDVFKDLDQGDFLDCTLGYAGHSSAILKAHPKINLFACDKDIEALNFSKKILSNFPNKITFKHIGFKDILKEIPLLNLKGILADIGVSSLQLDKNDRGFSLQSDFLDMRMNQNQKLSAKDIVNLYSQEELERIFREYGDLGNLSRSLAHKIVQSRNIREILSAKELSNIIGTAKFQGRRVSVALLVFQALRIEVNNELDELKKLLVEIEKARLKDCKFAIISFHSLEDRLIKNTFKKWEKDCICDDKAIKCECGKNHSLGKILSKKAISASKEEVRYNSRSSCAKMRIFYFR
- a CDS encoding class II aldolase and adducin N-terminal domain-containing protein, translated to MNKDNIISQIQILSDSMFKKNFFGIHHGSISAKLSQSSFIINKNDAFLSHISEKNLSILKFSKDYSWNEASQDCEIHKSIYENIPEAKFICFACPSFTLSMSLNRDFIVPQDYFGEIFLEEIRVYNPKNYEDWEDRSQTEIYRYMLEQKQNFAVIKGYGIFAYGRTSYELGKIIDLIENSCKIIYLAETNLS
- a CDS encoding peptidylprolyl isomerase, producing the protein MLTWMQHHKKYLVVTIWISVIAFVGAGFVGWGSYDFNTDRANAVAKVGDEKISYDEFNLKYSQLFGYYSQLNNGDYTQEQALKDGLDTQAIDELIREKLLLSYAKSLGLSVSEEEIAYDLAHQKIFQNDSGIFDKNIYYNILSRNNYTAKNYEQIIHDELLLKKINAIFNLPLKENEIEMFAASFLMQDKLKIQVVYIDDKNISIDEKELYQTWEKNKNLYKTEPSYELATYFLEPKKMQINEKELIQFYEENKNNYKDFNGKILSLEESKDKITKDFELSNLKVQANESYVALKKGELKFDKNITISDADIYYPLESIQKSKEKDFIKPFRFKDGYMIAQIVKINPIQTKTFEQAKKEVETIYLKEKARKILEEEAKKALTNFKGIDIGIYSRDSSKNTKVDDRIMNNTEFSEFLMQVFDSNKQKSYVLFDNKAIVYEISEQKLQNKEKDKIYQFIIEQSARQTKQTILKEELLKKLIELYPIKRYYKGNAS
- the ftsA gene encoding cell division protein FtsA; translated protein: MNILGIDLGSVQTCAILAQKNEEGLKIIGFGKSKSSGVKKGAITNIELASKSIEEAVANAQMMSGVHYDKVIISISGAYAKSVDSIGVVNIPNQEIGIKEIHRAVSTAKHTANIPNGYEIIHVLPYNFKVNDLEHVEDPLGMSGNRLEVSTHIVISQEVHIKNLKKAVELADLRVDNIVLSGYASSIACFDDSEKELGAILIDMGGAVCDMIIHAGNSVRYNECLQIGSVNITNDLSIALHTPPKEAEKLKLNYASLAQNENSLIQIPYMGDEKRKNEVSIEVISNVIYARIEETIIILAKMLSDNSNANQAGAGIVLTGGMTKFAGLDKLASAYFDNKAVRIASAKKDTMDGFKEIFDDPENSCAIGLCLYGGGYFTPYELDSNEKLRYKGEPEFINKQVKQNLIIEEDQEEEKFEEIFQDKRDFDDEKEVFNKTEIKKEKKPSAFSKLWNKVINQF
- the ftsZ gene encoding cell division protein FtsZ gives rise to the protein MSEFLVEEMQHAKGAKIKVIGCGGGGGNMIDHMVNMGLNDLDLISANTDAQAIMKSLAKTKIQLGEKKTKGLGAGMQPEIGAESARESFEEIKAALSQSDIVFISAGLGGGTGTGAAPVVAQAAKEAGALTVSVVTMPFTFEGKQRKKLAEMGLAELKKESDSIIVIQNEKLLSILPKKAGIKEAFKLVDDILTRAVRGMVSILLEDGDINVDFADVRTVMSHRGLALMGVGQGEGENAIMEALESAIESPLLDGMTMKGAKGVIIHYKVGPECSLLEISQATQSISDESDENAKVIFGVTADESMGDKVEVTIIATGFEDKNEIQAKEQEESKKNSYMNLRKASGGFDEEVISQLDVPAFLRRQMD
- a CDS encoding nicotinate phosphoribosyltransferase, subgroup A, coding for MNHTLLCDFYELTMAYAYFKQNKHKQIAYFEVFFRQTPDNANFAIYAGLKQIIEHIQNFFFTQDDIHYLKSVNKFDCEFLDYISTIRFSGDMYSIQEGECIFTNEPLLYIKAPIIEALLLETFILLTLNHQCLIATKASRIYLNAHKKILLEFGSRRAHGESSAINGARAAFIGGFDATANTLAGKIFNIPISGTMSHAWVQMHNNEIEAFEAYCKIYQDNITLLVDTYNCIKGIENAILVFKKFKNKNLKNYAIRIDSGNILKLSKLARKMLDENNLYDCKIFVSNALDEIKISKLLKNKAPIDGFGVGENLITSASSPIFGAVYKLVAIEENNQIIPKIKISEQSSKTTLPSFKKLIRYYKNNKIYFDKLYNHDEKILNYKNLHSKEMLNLIFTNGKLVYESPDLLSIQDFYKENISKLNQKYKKLNNISFYKVKISKRLKNIQQQLI